The following are encoded together in the Glycine max cultivar Williams 82 chromosome 8, Glycine_max_v4.0, whole genome shotgun sequence genome:
- the LOC100783773 gene encoding uncharacterized protein, whose protein sequence is MGANVGIICVLFLLATQTVGVPAFAPWKKLHVPWKKHSKGKIIQKNQALPINSIFKLPAPVTNSWPPGGNFASGTIDLGGLQVCEASTFNKVWGTYGGGPDDQGFSIFEPSGVPKGFSMLGSYSQPNNKPLSGYVLVAKDVSTNTSNPSLKQPLDYTLVWNSASLEIDQDGPIYVWLPIAPNGYKAVGHVVTTTPTKPSLEKIMCVRLDLTDQCETNSFIWDSDNFNFLDVRPSNRGIQAPGVRVGTFVAQNASLNSPSIACLRNTNAIPKYMPNLPQIKAILQVYSPVMYLHPDEEFFPSSVEWFFSNGALLYKKGQESSPVPISPNGANLPQDPNDDGAYWVDLPADSTNKDRVKKGDLKSAISYVHVKPMLGGTFTDISMWVFYPFNGAARAIVDFLTIDLGKIGEHVGDWEHVTLRVSNFNGELKHVYFLQHRKGAWFDSSQLEFQSGNKPLYYSSLHAHASYPHAARNITDKIGIRNDTAMSDSVMDLGAFQLVSAEYLVSDVVEPPPWLNYFREWGPKIYYNVDEELKKLEKFLPGKLKSTLENIVKNLPSEVLRQEGPTGPKVKDSWSGDER, encoded by the exons GGAAAATCATTCAGAAAAACCAAGCTCTCCCCATTAATTCCATATTCAAGCTTCCTGCACCTGTTACAAATTCTTGGCCTCCAG GTGGTAATTTTGCAAGTGGAACAATTGATCTTGGTGGGCTGCAAGTGTGTGAAGCATCAACATTCAACAAAGTTTGGGGCACCTATGGTGGTGGACCTGATGATCAAGGTTTCTCCATTTTTGAGCCATCAGGAGTACCTAAAGGCTTCTCCATGTTGGGTAGCTACAGCCAGCCCAACAACAAGCCTCTTTCTGGATATGTTCTTGTGGCAAAAGATGTGTCCACAAACACCAGCAACCCTAGTCTAAAGCAACCACTTGATTACACACTTGTGTGGAACAGTGCATCTCTGGAGATTGACCAAGATGGTCCCATCTATGTTTGGCTTCCAATAGCACCGAATGGGTATAAAGCTGTAGGCCATGTTGTCACCACAACACCAACTAAGCCTTCACTTGAAAAAATCATGTGTGTCAGGTTAGACCTCACTGACCAGTGTGAGACAAATTCATTCATTTGGGATTCAGACAACTTCAATTTTCTTGATGTCAGACCAAGCAATAGGGGGATTCAAGCACCTGGTGTTAGAGTAGGCACCTTTGTTGCACAAAATGCAAGTCTTAACTCTCCATCTATTGCTTGTTTGAGAAACACCAATGCCATACCAAAATACATGCCTAATCTACCACAAATCAAGGCAATTCTTCAAGTTTACTCTCCAGTTATGT ACTTGCACCCTGATGAAGAATTCTTTCCATCTTCTGTGGAGTGGTTTTTCTCCAATGGTGCACTTCTATATAAGAAAGGGCAAGAGTCAAGTCCTGTCCCAATATCACCAAATGGGGCTAACCTTCCTCAGGATCCTAATGATGATGGTGCCTATTGGGTGGACCTTCCTGCTGATTCAACCAACAAAGATAGGGTCAAGAAAGGAGACTTGAAAAGTGCCATAAGTTATGTGCATGTGAAGCCAATGCTTGGAGGAACCTTCACTGACATTTCAATGTGGGTCTTCTACCCATTCAATGGAGCAGCAAGAGCCATAGTTGATTTCTTAACTATTGACTTGGGGAAGATAGGTGAACATGTTGGTGATTGGGAGCATGTGACACTAAGGGTGAGCAACTTCAATGGTGAATTAAAGCATGTCTATTTCTTACAACACAGAAAAGGTGCATGGTTTGATTCATCTCAATTAGAGTTCCAAAGTGGGAACAAACCATTGTACTATTCTTCCTTGCATGCCCATGCATCATACCCTCATGCTGCCCGTAACATCACGGATAAGATAGGCATAAGGAATGACACTGCTATGAGTGACAGTGTCATGGATTTGGGGGCATTTCAATTGGTTTCTGCTGAGTATTTGGTTTCCGATGTTGTGGAGCCTCCTCCATGGCTTAACTATTTCAGGGAATGGGGTCCTAAGATTTATTACAATGTTGATGAGGAATTGAAGAAGCTTGAGAAGTTTTTGCCTGGGAAGCTGAAATCTACTTTGGAGAATATTGTGAAGAATTTGCCAAGTGAAGTGTTGCGACAGGAAGGACCAACAGGTCCTAAGGTGAAGGATAGTTGGAGTGGAGATGAAAGGTGA